The Argentina anserina chromosome 3, drPotAnse1.1, whole genome shotgun sequence genome includes a region encoding these proteins:
- the LOC126789117 gene encoding protein transport protein Sec61 subunit beta: MARGSSQSQATSSSTASRPGVVAPRGSAAATAGMRRRRLGGGGSSSSAGMGGGSGAGNNMLSFYTDDAPGLKISPTVVLVMSLCFIGFVTALHVFGKLYLHRSTGGA, from the coding sequence ATGGCTCGCGGCTCATCTCAGTCCCAAGCGACGTCATCCTCCACCGCCTCACGCCCCGGCGTCGTGGCTCCTCGCGGTTCAGCTGCCGCCACAGCTGGCATGCGCCGCCGCCGTCTCGGCGGAGGCGGCAGCTCCAGCTCTGCAGGCATGGGCGGCGGCTCTGGCGCCGGAAACAACATGCTCAGTTTCTACACCGACGACGCTCCAGGCCTGAAGATCAGCCCCACCGTCGTGCTCGTCATGAGCCTCTGCTTCATCGGCTTTGTCACTGCCCTCCACGTGTTCGGCAAGCTCTACCTCCACCGATCCACCGGCGGAGCTTAG
- the LOC126789116 gene encoding MLO-like protein 6 has product MAAATSGRSLEQTPTWAVAVVCFVLVLISIIIEQIIELAAKWLKNKHKRALFEALEKVKSELMLLGFISLLLTVGQGPISNICISQKVGNTWHPCKKQEEAKTEDEEEIESPSRKLLAAFESGYGGGSVRRVLAAAGTDKCAAKGKVPFISADGIHQLHIFIFVLAVFHVLYCILTMALGRAKMRSWKRWEKETRTAEYQFSHDPERFRFARDTSFGRRHLSFWTKTPFLMWIVCFFRQFVRSVPKVDYLTLRHGFIMAHLAPQSHQQFNFQKYINRSLEEDFKVVVGISPPIWCFAVIFLLFNTHGWYSYYWLPFIPLIIILLVGTKLQVIITKMGLRIQERGEVVKGTPVVQPGDDLFWFGRPRLILYLINFVLFQNAFQLAFFAWSWYEFSLKSCFHEHTDDIIIRVSMGVLIQILCSYVTLPLYALVTQMGSTMKPTIFNERVATALRNWHHTAKKHIKHNKGSVTPMSSRPGTPSHHASPIHLLRHYRSEVDSYHTSPRRSNFDVEQRYETDSPSPSHHLHIDGVFSNHHKHQVEVGNVEHDRVDVNEPNSVNAAPALNRGSQSTRDQYEVNIGPPKDFSFDKGQGTI; this is encoded by the exons ATGGCGGCAGCAACCTCCGGAAGATCGCTGGAGCAAACGCCAACATGGGCCGTCGCCGTCgtctgttttgttttggttcttATCTCAATCATCATTGAACAAATAATCGAACTTGCAGCAAAG TGGTTGAAGAACAAACACAAACGAGCTCTCTTTGAAGCACTAGAAAAGGTCAAATCAG AGCTTATGCTATTGGGGTTCATATCGCTGCTGCTGACCGTCGGGCAGGGACCGATATCGAACATATGCATATCGCAGAAAGTGGGGAACACGTGGCATCCTTGTAAGAAGCAGGAGGAGGCTAAGAccgaagatgaagaagagatCGAAAGCCCCAGTCGGAAACTTCTGGCGGCGTTCGAATCTGGTTATGGAGGTGGAAGCGTACGCCGCGTTTTGGCAGCTGCTGGCACCGACAAATGTGCAGCCAAG GGAAAAGTTCCATTCATATCTGCCGACGGTATTCATCAACTCCATATATTTATCTTCGTCTTGGCCGTTTTCCACGTACTCTATTGCATCCTCACTATGGCTTTAGGTAGAGCCAAG ATGAGAAGTTGGAAGAGGTGGGAAAAGGAAACAAGGACGGCTGAGTATCAATTCTCACACG ACCCGGAGCGATTCAGATTTGCAAGGGATACTTCTTTCGGAAGGAGGCATTTAAGTTTCTGGACCAAAACACCTTTCCTTATGTGGATT GTTTGTTTTTTCAGACAATTTGTTAGATCAGTTCCCAAAGTTGATTACTTGACCTTGCGCCATGGGTTTATCATG GCACATTTGGCTCCTCAAAGCCACCAACAATTCAATTTCCAAAAGTACATAAACAGATCACTCGAAGAGGATTTCAAGGTGGTTGTGGGAATCAG CCCTCCAATTTGGTGCTTTGCCGTGATTTTCCTACTCTTTAATACTCATG GCTGGTATTCGTATTATTGGTTACCCTTTATCCCACTAATT ATTATTCTATTGGTCGGTACAAAGCTACAAGTGATCATAACCAAAATGGGTCTCAGAATtcaagaaagaggagaagttGTGAAGGGTACACCAGTTGTTCAACCTGGTGATGACCTTTTCTGGTTTGGCCGCCCCCGCCTCATTCTCTACCTCATCAACTTCGTTCTCTTTCAG AATGCATTCCAGCTTGCTTTCTTTGCATGGAGTTGG tatgaatttagtttgaaatCTTGCTTTCATGAGCACACTGATGATATCATCATCAGAGTTTCAATGGG GGTCCTCATACAAATTCTCTGCAGTTATGTGACTCTCCCGCTTTATGCCCTTGTCACACAG ATGGGCTCTACAATGAAACCAACAATCTTCAATGAGAGAGTAGCCACAGCACTACGCAACTGGCATCACACGGCTAAGAAGCACATCAAACATAACAAAGGCTCCGTAACCCCAATGTCTAGCCGACCAGGCACCCCATCTCACCACGCATCCCCCATCCACCTCCTAAGGCACTACCGCAGCGAGGTGGATAGCTACCACACATCACCGAGAAGATCTAACTTCGACGTTGAACAGCGTTATGAAACCGACTCACCATCCCCCTCGCACCACCTACACATCGATGGCGTGTTCTCTAACCATCATAAACACCAAGTCGAAGTAGGAAATGTGGAGCATGATCGGGTGGATGTCAACGAACCCAACTCTGTTAATGCTGCTCCTGCCCTAAATAGAGGTTCGCAATCAACTCGCGACCAATACGAAGTTAATATTGGACCGCCTAAGGACTTCTCATTTGATAAGGGACAAGGTACTATATAA